A single genomic interval of Granulicella tundricola MP5ACTX9 harbors:
- a CDS encoding phage portal protein, whose product MEVFSSIRALLDTRDKGHPISLELRQQPTLNTPSVPLSGVGFEWAYELGGGDGTVSGEAISNDTAMRIITVYACIRVLSQAIASLPLVLKEKIENGSTDAVASPLYYILGTEPNPEMDKHRFWATIVTGLMLTGNAYCQIVRNNAGQVVELYPLLPTITEPYRLDSGILAFRTQQGQAPGNWKTLPATDVCHFALMCLDGIKGMSPIHQAREGLGLARAAEKAGARLFGNGARPGGLLIAPADITPEQKEQARKSWQANHGGSNQNGTAVLEGDWKYEALSLSPEDSQFIQVRAMQRTEICALYGVPPNMAGDTSRLSNNNHEQTSLSFVTDTLRPILSTLECELNRKLMPKVGRKAGSYFAEFDLSERLRGDFATQMKGYAMGKQWGWYSTNDIRRKLRENTIPDPQADVYLYPVNMANADQLPAQADEENIEQQPVKEPEKEPNAA is encoded by the coding sequence ATGGAAGTATTCTCGTCAATCCGCGCCCTGCTCGATACCCGAGACAAGGGCCACCCAATCTCGCTGGAACTCCGCCAGCAGCCCACACTCAACACGCCCTCTGTGCCACTGAGTGGTGTGGGCTTCGAGTGGGCGTATGAACTCGGCGGCGGTGACGGCACTGTATCCGGTGAGGCCATTAGCAATGACACGGCCATGCGAATCATCACGGTTTACGCCTGTATCCGGGTATTGTCTCAGGCTATTGCTTCTCTGCCTCTTGTACTGAAAGAGAAGATTGAGAACGGCAGCACTGATGCTGTCGCCAGCCCGCTCTATTACATCCTCGGCACGGAACCGAATCCTGAGATGGACAAGCACCGCTTCTGGGCCACCATCGTTACCGGCCTCATGCTGACGGGGAATGCTTACTGCCAGATCGTCCGCAACAATGCCGGTCAGGTGGTTGAGCTATATCCTCTCCTGCCGACCATCACCGAACCCTACCGCCTAGACTCCGGCATACTCGCCTTCCGCACTCAGCAGGGTCAGGCACCCGGTAACTGGAAGACGCTACCGGCTACCGATGTCTGTCACTTCGCTCTGATGTGCTTGGACGGCATCAAGGGCATGTCTCCTATTCATCAAGCCCGTGAGGGTCTCGGCCTAGCTCGTGCCGCTGAAAAAGCTGGCGCAAGACTTTTCGGGAATGGCGCTCGTCCTGGCGGTTTGCTCATAGCTCCCGCCGACATTACACCCGAGCAAAAAGAACAAGCAAGGAAGTCATGGCAAGCGAACCACGGCGGTTCAAACCAGAACGGCACGGCTGTCCTCGAAGGCGACTGGAAGTATGAGGCGCTCAGCCTCAGTCCTGAAGATTCTCAGTTCATTCAGGTACGCGCTATGCAGCGAACCGAGATCTGTGCCCTGTACGGAGTTCCGCCCAACATGGCCGGTGATACTTCAAGGCTCTCAAATAACAACCACGAGCAGACTTCACTCAGCTTCGTGACCGATACGCTCCGACCCATCCTCTCCACGCTGGAATGCGAGTTGAACCGCAAGCTCATGCCCAAGGTTGGCCGCAAGGCGGGTAGCTACTTTGCCGAGTTTGACCTCTCTGAGCGCCTTCGTGGCGACTTTGCGACCCAGATGAAGGGATACGCAATGGGCAAACAGTGGGGTTGGTACAGCACCAACGACATTCGCCGCAAGCTTCGTGAGAACACCATCCCCGATCCGCAGGCTGATGTGTACCTGTATCCGGTCAATATGGCGAATGCCGATCAGCTACCGGCTCAGGCGGATGAAGAAAACATTGAACAACAGCCGGTAAAGGAACCGGAAAAGGAACCCAATGCAGCCTAA
- a CDS encoding HK97 family phage prohead protease, whose amino-acid sequence MQPKSPLEAMEVRTAPLKEVRVETNATGGHTVSGYAIVFNSESVDLGGFIEVVAPTALNRTLTGNPDVLCLRDHKQEFLLGRTTAGTLNLAPDDTGLHFTCNLPNTTVANDLAESLRRGDIDSCSFGFSVVSDAWTTDGNGNDRRTLLDLDLFEISIVSFPAYESTSASLRTAPPEVRARVAKRTADEGADDDNVCPCTCPECLSGTCNNCSVDGCSLDQCSCDNDERSRTLHQKRSLLALRLLEMQITL is encoded by the coding sequence ATGCAGCCTAAATCACCACTGGAAGCCATGGAGGTCCGCACGGCTCCTTTGAAGGAAGTCCGCGTTGAAACCAATGCGACAGGCGGCCATACGGTGTCCGGCTATGCCATTGTGTTCAATTCTGAGAGCGTAGACCTGGGCGGGTTCATTGAAGTTGTTGCTCCCACCGCTCTAAACCGCACCCTCACCGGCAACCCCGACGTGCTCTGCCTCCGCGACCACAAGCAGGAGTTCTTACTCGGCCGCACAACGGCTGGGACGTTGAACCTTGCCCCAGACGACACGGGTCTTCACTTCACCTGCAACCTACCGAACACGACTGTCGCCAACGATCTCGCGGAAAGCCTGCGTCGTGGCGATATCGACTCCTGTTCGTTTGGCTTCAGCGTGGTCAGCGATGCGTGGACGACTGACGGGAACGGCAACGACAGACGTACCCTGCTTGACCTTGACCTCTTCGAGATCAGTATCGTCAGCTTCCCCGCATACGAATCCACCAGCGCCTCATTGCGTACGGCCCCGCCTGAAGTTCGGGCACGTGTAGCAAAGCGAACCGCTGATGAAGGTGCCGACGACGACAACGTTTGCCCCTGCACCTGTCCCGAGTGTCTTTCCGGAACCTGTAATAACTGCTCGGTTGATGGCTGCTCGTTGGACCAGTGTTCCTGTGACAACGACGAGCGGTCCCGCACACTTCACCAGAAGCGATCTCTCCTAGCCCTCCGGCTACTAGAGATGCAGATCACCCTCTAA